CTTGGGGCAGCGCACGGCGAGCGAGGTCTCCTCCTCGGGCAGGGTGGCGAACATCTTCCCCGCGACGCGAAAGGTGGGCATGCTCCAGGCGGTCTTCTCCGTGGTGTCCGGCAGGGACAGGGCGATACGGCGTACGTCTTCGGCGTCCGGCATGCTCCGCACCGTATCGGCTGCCGCTGACAGTCACCCCGCGGCGACGTGCTTGTAGTACAGGGTGGTCGGCCGCAGCACTCCGTACGGGTTCGCCGCGTAGTCGGGGACCGTCCCCGCCCTGGTCCACCCGGTGGCGCGGTAGAGGCGTTCGGCCGGGCTGTCGGTCTCCGTGTCCAGGTGCAGGAGGGTGACGCCGGCCGCGGCGGCGGCCTTCTCGGCGGTGCCGAGCAGGGTGCGGGCGAGGCCCCTGCCGCGGGCGTCCCGGTGCACCATGAGTTTGACGAGTTCTGCGCGGTGACGGCTGTTGGGCTTGTCGGCGAAGGCCAGGCTCACGGTGCCCACGACGCGGTCGCCGTCCAGGGCGGCCCAGACCGCGAGGCGTCCGGCGGCGACCTGTTGTGCCCGCTCACGCCACCAGGCGACGGCGTCCGCCCGGTCCAGCGGGGCGAGGAAGCCCACCGAGGCGCCGCCGTCCACCGTGTCGATCAGCAGGCCGGCCAGTTCCCGCGCGTCGGCGAGGAGCCGGGGGGCGTCGAGGCGGGTCGTGATCACGGGAGCACCACCGCCAGCACATACCGTGCTTCGGTTTCGCCGGCGCACCGGAACCGGGTCGGCCCCCACACCCGCAGGCGCAGGCAGTCTCCGGCGTCGAGGCGGTGCACGGCGTCCTGGGCCGTCACTTCGAGGACGCCGTCCAGCAGCCACACATGCTGCTCGAGCCCGGCCACGGGCGGCCGGTCGTAGGCGATGTCCGCGCCGACGGCGAGCCGCCCCTCGACCAGCTCGCCGCGCAGCGCCGGGTGCGGGGGCGACACGGAGCGCCGGACGAACCCGGAGGCCCGGTCCGCCCAGACGGGCTGATCTCCGGCGTGCACCACCGGGGCGGGCTCCGCCTCGACCTCGCCGAGCAGTCGCGACATGGTCCGCCCGTAGACCTGGCAGAGGCGGTTGAGCTGCGAGGCCGTCGGGCTGATCTCCGCCCGTTCGGCCCGCGACAGGGTGGACCGGCTGAGCCCGCTGCGCTCGGCCAACTCCACCAGCGACCAGCCGCGTTCGGCCCGCAGCTCGGCCAGCCGGCCGGCGAGCCGTGCGTCGACCGGGTCGGGGGGCTGCGCAGCGTCCGCGTCTCGTCTCACATCCGGGAATGTATCCCTGATATGAGACGGCCGTGTTTCGCAGCCCTCACACCCCGGGCGTCACACGACAGAGGGCTCCACACCGCAGCCTGGCGCCGAGGAGGGCCTGGCGCCACGGCGGGCCCCACGCCGCGGCCGGGCGTCGCTGAGGGCTTCACTCCACGGCGGGCCTCACACCGCGGCGGCCTCGCCGAGGGCCTCCAGCACCGGCCGGATCAGCGGGTGCTCCTCGGCGCCCCGGCGGACGGCCGCGAAGACCCGACGGGTCGGCGCCACGCCGTCGACCGGCCGGACGACCACCCCCGTGAGGTCCATGCCGCGCAGCGCCGAACGCGGGACGAGCGCCACGCCCGCGTCCGCCGAGGCGAGCGCGACGACCGCGCGGAAGTCGTCGGAGGAGTGCTCCAGACGGGGCTGGAAGCCGGCGTTCTCGCAAGCCAGGACGACCACGTCGTGGCAGGGGTTGCCGGGGTAGGGGCCGATCCAGATGTCCTTGGCCAGCTCGGCCAGCGGGACCTCGGCGGCGTCGGCGAGCCGGTGGGCGACGGGCACCACCGCGTCGAAGGGCTCCGCGTACAGCGGCAGATGCGTCAGGCGCGGATCGTCGGCGGCCGGGGCCCCGCGGTACTCGACCGCCACGGCGACGTCGACCTGCCGGTCGAGCACCATCGGCAGGCTGGCGTCGCCCTCGGCGTCCTGGACGCGGATCCGTATCCCCGGGGCGGTGCCGGCCAGCCGCGCCACCGCGGGAGCCACCACGAGGGCGATGCCGGTCGCGAAGGCCGCGACGGTGACCGTGCCGGCCGCACCGGAGCTGTAGGCCGCCAGCTCCGCCTCGGCCCGCTCCAGCTGGGCGAGGACGGCGTTGGTGTGACCGAGCAGGATCTCGCCGGCGGGGGTGAGCCGCACGCCCTTGGCGCCACGCTCGACCAGCCGGTGGCCGGTCTCCTGCTCCAGGGCGGCCAGTTGCTGGGAGACGGCGGACGGGGTGAGATACAGCGCGGCGGCCGCCGCCGTCACGGTGCGGTGGTCGGCCACCGCACGGAGGATGTGGAGCCGCCGCGCTTCGATCATGGGATCGATTATCGCAATATGTCAGGGCCCTCAGGACCACCGTCCGACCGGACCGGCCGCTCGTCGGCCCACAGTCCGCCGCCCCGTGGTCCGGACGGACGGACCGCCGGCTGCGGAACGCCGCCGGTTCCGGGCCGCGGGCCCGCCGCCCGTCGCGGGCCGCCGCCGGTGCGGAGTCCCGCGGTTCAGACCGTGGCCGCCCCGGACCTCTCCAGCTCCGCCCGGGCCGAGACGAACGCGTCGACTGCACGGTCGACGTCGGCCGTGGAGTGCGCGGCGGACAACTGGACGCGGATGCGGGCCTGCCCCTGCGGGACCACCGGGTACGAGAAGCCGATCACGTACACCCCGCGTTCCAGCAGCAGTTCCGCCATCCGGCCCGCCTTCGCCGCGTCGCCGATCATCACGGGGGCGATGGCGTGCTCGCCGGGGAGCACGTCGAAGCCCTCGGCCGTCATCCGGCGGCGGAACAGCGCGGTGTTCTCGGCGAGCCGCACCCGCAGGTCGTCCGCCGACTCCAGCAGGTCGAGGACCTTCAGGGAGGCCGCGGCGATGACCGGGGCGAGCGTGTTGGAGAACAGGTACGGGCGCGAGCGCTGACGGAGCAGGGCGACGATCTCCGCGCGGGCGGCCACATAACCGCCGGACGCGCCGCCCAGCGCCTTGCCCAGGGTGCCGGTGAGGATGTCCACCCGGTCCATCACGCCGTGCAGCTCGGGCGTCCCGCGGCCGCCGGGGCCGACGAAGCCGACGGCGTGCGAGTCGTCGACCATGACCATGGCGTCGTAGCGGTCGGCGAGGTCGCAGATCTCGGCCAGGGGCGCCAGATAGCCGTCCATGGAGAACACGCCGTCGGTGACGACGAGCCGGCGCCGCGCGTCCGACGCGTCCTTCAACTGCCGTTCCAGGTCCGCCAGATCACGGTTGGCGTACCGGTACCGGCGTGCCTTGGACAGCCGGATGCCGTCGATGATCGAGGCGTGGTTGAGGGCGTCGGAGATCACCGCGTCCTCGGGGCCGAGGAGCGTCTCGAAGACGCCGCCGTTGGCGTCGAAGCAGGAGGAGTACAGGATCGTGTCCTCCTGGCCGAGGAACGCGGACAGCCGCGCCTCCAGCTCCTTGTGCACCTCCTGCGTCCCGCAGATGAAGCGCACGGACGCCATGCCGTAGCCCCAGCGGTCCAGGGCCTCGTGGGCGGCGGCGATCACCTCGGGGTGATCGGCGAGCCCCAGGTAGTTGTTGGCGCAGAAGTTGAGGACCTCGCCCGGCCGGCCGCCCGCGGTCACGGCGACGGTCGCGGACTGCGGGCTGCCGATCACCCGCTCGGGCTTGTGCAGACCGGCGGCGCGGATCTCGTCGAGGGTGGCGCGCAGGTCGTCGCGCACGGAGTCGAACATCGGAAAGCTCCTAGGGAAGCACTCGGAGGCGGCGGAAGCGGACGGCTCACGCGGTCCAGTCGAGGATGACCTTGCCGCCGCGGCCGCTCGCCGCGTCGGCGAAGGCCGCCTCGAAGTCGCGGTGGCCGTACCGGCCGGTGATCACGGGAGCGAGGTCGAGACCGCCCTCCAGCAGCACCGACATCGCGTACCAGGTCTCGAACATCTCCCGGCCGTAGATGCCCTTGACGGTGATCATGGACGTGACGATCCGGGCCCAGTCGACGGGGAACTCTTCGGCGGGCAGCCCCAGCATCGCGATCCGGCCGCCGTGCGTCATGTTGGCGATCATGTCGCGCATCGCCTCGGGCCGCCCGGACATCTCCAGGCCGATGTCGAAGCCCTCGCGCAGCCCCAGCTCCCGCTGTCCGTCGGCGATGGACGCCCGGGAGACGTTCAGTGCGAGGCTCGCCCCGATCTTGCGGGCCAGCTCCAGCCGCTCCTCGCTGACGTCGGTGATCATGACGTTGCGGGCTCCGGCGTGCCGGGCGACGGCGGCGGCCATCAGGCCGATCGGCCCGGCGCCGGTGATCAGGACGTCCTCGCCGACGAGCGGGAAGGACAGCGCGGTGTGTACCGCGTTGCCGAACGGGTCGAAGATCGCCGCGACGTCGAGGTCCACCGGCACGCGGTGCACCCACACGTTGGACGCGGGCAGGGCGACGTACTCGGCGAAGGCGCCGTCCCGCCCGACGCCGAGGCCGACGGTGGCCCGGCACAGATGACGGCGTCCGGCGAGGCAGTTGCGGCACCTGCCGCAGACGAGATGTCCCTCACCGCTGACCCGGTCGCCCACGGCGATGTCCGTGACGTCCCGCCCGGTCCCGACGACCTCGCCGACGAACTCGTGCCCGAGCACCAGGGGCGTGCTGATCGTCTGCTGCGCCCAGCCGTCCCAGGACCGGATGTGCAGGTCGGTGCCGCAGATGCCGGTGCGCAGCACCTTGATCAGCACGTCGCCGTGCCCCACCACGGGCTCCGGAACGTCCCGGAGCCACAGTCCGGGCTCCGCCTTCTCCTTGACCAGCGCCTTCAACGCAACGGCTCCTGTGATGAGGGCCCGGCGCGGGCAGGCCGACAGGCCCCGCATCCGGGAAGACGGGTGGATTCGCCCAGCAATCTGCCGCACTCCGTCGGGCCAGGTCCATCGAGCTTTTCTTAAGCGCCGCCACAGCTCTGCTTCACACGGGTGCTCACGGGTGCTCACGGGTCCCACCGCGTTCACCCGCTCGGCCGCGCTCGCCCGGTCCGGTTTCCCGCACACCACGGTGGGCCGTGCCACCCTGGACCGCAACCCGCACGAGGCCGGCCGACTGACGTGGAGCCCCCGATGACCACAGCACGGGACCTGATGATCGTCGCGATCGACATGACGGCCGCCCGACCCGTCGGGCAGGGCGATCTGTCGCTCGCCCTCGCGGGCGCCGAGGCGCTCGACCTGGCCGAGGCCGGAGTGCTCGCCGTGGACGGCGGCCTCCTCGTGCCCGGCCCGCCGTCGGCGCCGCACGATCCGCTCCTGCGCGAGGCCGCCTCGGCGCTGCTGCGTGAGCCGCCGTACGAGCCGGTCGAGGACTGGCTGTGGCGCCGCGGGCGCGGTCTGGCCGCCGCCTACACGGCCCGGCTGGAGGCGGACGGCGTGCTGGGCCGGCCGCGTCGCCTGATCGGTGCGCGGACGACGCCCGTGGACTCGCCGGACCGCAGCGGCGCCACCGCACGCTGGGCGTCTCAGGAACCGGTCCTCGCCGGGCTGGCGGCCGCCGTCGGTCTGCGCGAGGAGCCGGCCGGCGGCCTCCCGGACGCCCTCGGCGAAGCGGTCGTGACGGTGGTGGCGACGGTCGCCGACGCGGTGACGGAGCTCGAGGCCGTCCGGCAGCGGCGGTCCATCGAGAAGGCGGCGTTCGACAACGTCTGGCGCGCTCCCTGACGGGCGCTCAGGGCGGGAGGTCGTCGGCGTCGCGCCGCTGCAGCCGTCCGACGAGGTCGGCGGCCGTGGCCTTGATCGTCTCCAGCCCGGCCCTGCCCCAGGGCCGGGGCGCGAGGGCGGCGACGCACACCGTGCCGAGCACCATCCCGGTGGTGTCGATGAGCGGGGCGCCGAGATAGGAGCGGATGCCGTACTCGTCGACCACCGGGTTGCCCGCGAAACGCGGGTAGTCGCCGACGTCCTCCAGGACCAGCGCCTTGCGCCGGGCGACGACGTGCGGGCAGTAGCCGTACTCGCGGGGCAGTCGGCGGCCCACCTCCGGCTTGCCGCCGCGAGCGGCCCGGCCGCCCTGCGGGGTGTGCAGCCCGGCGAAGAACTGCCGTTCCCCGTCGAGGAAGTTGACCATGGCGTACGGCGCTCCGGTCACCTCGGCGAGGCGGCCCGCGAAGGCGTCCAGTGCGGGTTCGGGCTGCTCCCCGAGGCCGAGTCGGCGCAGTCTGCGGGCACGGGCGGGAGCCTCTCTGTCCTCCGGGGTGAGCAGCAGACGACCGACCGGGCGCGGTGGGTCGTAGCTCATGGCCGGGCTCCGTCACTGTGGACGAACGTCATATGCGGCTCCGGGGCGTTGTGTGCGGGCGTCACATGTGTGCGCCGCGGCTCGGCTGGGGTGCGGCCGGCGCGTGGGCGATGAGGTGTTTGACGAGGGTGAGCAGGGTCTGGACGCCGGAGGCGGAGATCCGCGCGTCGCAGCGCACCACGGGGATCTCCGGGTCCAGGTCGATGGCGGCCCGCACCTCCTCGGGGTCGTAGCGGTGGGAGCCGTCGAACTCGTTGACGGCGACGATGAAGGCGAGGCCGCGTTCCTCGAAGAAGTCGACGGCCGCGAAGCACTCCTCGAGGCGCCGGGTGTCGGCGAGGATGACCGCGCCGAGGGCGCCCTCGGACAGCTCGTCCCACATGAACCAGAACCGCTCCTGTCCGGGCGTCCCGAACAGGTAGAGCACATGCTGTGGGTCGAGGCTGATCCGACCGAAGTCCATGGCGACGGTCGTCTCGACCTTGTTCTCGATGCCGTCGAGGTTGTCGGTCGCGGCGCTGACGGTGGTGAGCAGCTCCTCCGTGCTGAGCGGCGCGATCTCGCTCACGGCGCCCACGAAGGTCGTCTTGCCGACGCCGAAGCCGCCCGCGACCAGGATCTTCAGTGCGGTGGGGAAGGGGTCCGAGCCGCCGCCGTCGTGCGCCGGGGGGCGGCGGTGCGCCCCGTACGCCTGGTACGCGTCGTCGTGCTCAGAGTTGTCGTCGTAGTCCATCGAGCACTGCCTCCAGAAGGGCCCGGTCGGTGGGGATGTGGTGGTACTCGGGGGGTTTGGTGGTCAGCGCTCCGCAGTCGAGGAGGTCCGACAGCAGCACCTTGGTGACCGCCGCCGGGAGCTTCAGATGAGCCGCGATCTCGGCGACCGACACGGGGGCACGGGTCAGGTCCAGCGCCAGTGCGTGCTCGGGTCCGAGGTAGCCGAGGGGCGCCGTCCCGGTGGCCATCACCTGCGACATGAGGTCGAGGGCGACGCTGGGCCGGGTACGGCCGCCGCTGACCGTGAAAGGGCGCACCAGCCGTCCGGCCGCGTCGTCGAGCCAGGGCCCGTCGCCGGCCGCCGCCACCCTCAAGGTCCCATCACCGACGGTTCGACGGCGTGCTGCCGGGGCGCGGTCGTCAGATACGGCCGGACGCTCTTCACCAGCATCGCCATCTCGTAGCCGAGCACGGCGGCGTCGGCCTCACGTCCGGCGAGCACCGCGAGGCACGTGCCGGAGCCGGCCGTGGTGACGAACAGCAGCGTCGAGTCGAGTTCGACGACGACCTGCCGGACGTCGCCGCCGTCGGCGAACCGGATGCCGGCGCTGCGGCCGAGGGAGTACAGGCCGGACGCCAGCGCCGCCATGTGGTCGGCGCTGTCGGCATCGAGGCCGTGGACCGACTTCACCAGTCCGTCGCAGGAGAGCAGCACCGCGCTCATGGTGTGCGGCACGCGCTGCACGAGGCCGCTCATCAGCCAGTCGAGGTCGGATACATGGCCGGTCGGCGCATCGCTCGCCATGGTGGATCGACTCCTTGGGTTACGAAGGTCTGCGGGAGCGCTGGGGGTGGGGGTGGGGGTGCTCGCAGGGCTCATCCGGCTGGTGCGCTCCCGTCGTGCCGGGCGGTGGATCGGTCGGGTTCGGGCAGGTCCAGCCCGTCCCGCGCGCCGTACGCCTCGGGGGGCGCGGCGGCGTGCGCGGGGCGCGCCTCGGATATCCCGGGCCGGTGCGCCGACCGTGTGTCCATGGGGAACGGCGCGGGTGGCAGGAGCGGGAGCGGGACGCCCCGTGCGGCTCCGGCCGTC
The window above is part of the Streptomyces sp. NBC_00425 genome. Proteins encoded here:
- a CDS encoding GNAT family N-acetyltransferase, which translates into the protein MITTRLDAPRLLADARELAGLLIDTVDGGASVGFLAPLDRADAVAWWRERAQQVAAGRLAVWAALDGDRVVGTVSLAFADKPNSRHRAELVKLMVHRDARGRGLARTLLGTAEKAAAAAGVTLLHLDTETDSPAERLYRATGWTRAGTVPDYAANPYGVLRPTTLYYKHVAAG
- a CDS encoding helix-turn-helix domain-containing protein, which encodes MRRDADAAQPPDPVDARLAGRLAELRAERGWSLVELAERSGLSRSTLSRAERAEISPTASQLNRLCQVYGRTMSRLLGEVEAEPAPVVHAGDQPVWADRASGFVRRSVSPPHPALRGELVEGRLAVGADIAYDRPPVAGLEQHVWLLDGVLEVTAQDAVHRLDAGDCLRLRVWGPTRFRCAGETEARYVLAVVLP
- a CDS encoding LysR family transcriptional regulator; the protein is MIEARRLHILRAVADHRTVTAAAAALYLTPSAVSQQLAALEQETGHRLVERGAKGVRLTPAGEILLGHTNAVLAQLERAEAELAAYSSGAAGTVTVAAFATGIALVVAPAVARLAGTAPGIRIRVQDAEGDASLPMVLDRQVDVAVAVEYRGAPAADDPRLTHLPLYAEPFDAVVPVAHRLADAAEVPLAELAKDIWIGPYPGNPCHDVVVLACENAGFQPRLEHSSDDFRAVVALASADAGVALVPRSALRGMDLTGVVVRPVDGVAPTRRVFAAVRRGAEEHPLIRPVLEALGEAAAV
- a CDS encoding glycine C-acetyltransferase, with amino-acid sequence MFDSVRDDLRATLDEIRAAGLHKPERVIGSPQSATVAVTAGGRPGEVLNFCANNYLGLADHPEVIAAAHEALDRWGYGMASVRFICGTQEVHKELEARLSAFLGQEDTILYSSCFDANGGVFETLLGPEDAVISDALNHASIIDGIRLSKARRYRYANRDLADLERQLKDASDARRRLVVTDGVFSMDGYLAPLAEICDLADRYDAMVMVDDSHAVGFVGPGGRGTPELHGVMDRVDILTGTLGKALGGASGGYVAARAEIVALLRQRSRPYLFSNTLAPVIAAASLKVLDLLESADDLRVRLAENTALFRRRMTAEGFDVLPGEHAIAPVMIGDAAKAGRMAELLLERGVYVIGFSYPVVPQGQARIRVQLSAAHSTADVDRAVDAFVSARAELERSGAATV
- the tdh gene encoding L-threonine 3-dehydrogenase — encoded protein: MKALVKEKAEPGLWLRDVPEPVVGHGDVLIKVLRTGICGTDLHIRSWDGWAQQTISTPLVLGHEFVGEVVGTGRDVTDIAVGDRVSGEGHLVCGRCRNCLAGRRHLCRATVGLGVGRDGAFAEYVALPASNVWVHRVPVDLDVAAIFDPFGNAVHTALSFPLVGEDVLITGAGPIGLMAAAVARHAGARNVMITDVSEERLELARKIGASLALNVSRASIADGQRELGLREGFDIGLEMSGRPEAMRDMIANMTHGGRIAMLGLPAEEFPVDWARIVTSMITVKGIYGREMFETWYAMSVLLEGGLDLAPVITGRYGHRDFEAAFADAASGRGGKVILDWTA
- a CDS encoding GOLPH3/VPS74 family protein, which encodes MTTARDLMIVAIDMTAARPVGQGDLSLALAGAEALDLAEAGVLAVDGGLLVPGPPSAPHDPLLREAASALLREPPYEPVEDWLWRRGRGLAAAYTARLEADGVLGRPRRLIGARTTPVDSPDRSGATARWASQEPVLAGLAAAVGLREEPAGGLPDALGEAVVTVVATVADAVTELEAVRQRRSIEKAAFDNVWRAP
- a CDS encoding GAF domain-containing protein produces the protein MSYDPPRPVGRLLLTPEDREAPARARRLRRLGLGEQPEPALDAFAGRLAEVTGAPYAMVNFLDGERQFFAGLHTPQGGRAARGGKPEVGRRLPREYGYCPHVVARRKALVLEDVGDYPRFAGNPVVDEYGIRSYLGAPLIDTTGMVLGTVCVAALAPRPWGRAGLETIKATAADLVGRLQRRDADDLPP
- a CDS encoding GTP-binding protein, yielding MDYDDNSEHDDAYQAYGAHRRPPAHDGGGSDPFPTALKILVAGGFGVGKTTFVGAVSEIAPLSTEELLTTVSAATDNLDGIENKVETTVAMDFGRISLDPQHVLYLFGTPGQERFWFMWDELSEGALGAVILADTRRLEECFAAVDFFEERGLAFIVAVNEFDGSHRYDPEEVRAAIDLDPEIPVVRCDARISASGVQTLLTLVKHLIAHAPAAPQPSRGAHM
- a CDS encoding DUF742 domain-containing protein, which encodes MAAAGDGPWLDDAAGRLVRPFTVSGGRTRPSVALDLMSQVMATGTAPLGYLGPEHALALDLTRAPVSVAEIAAHLKLPAAVTKVLLSDLLDCGALTTKPPEYHHIPTDRALLEAVLDGLRRQL
- a CDS encoding roadblock/LC7 domain-containing protein, producing the protein MASDAPTGHVSDLDWLMSGLVQRVPHTMSAVLLSCDGLVKSVHGLDADSADHMAALASGLYSLGRSAGIRFADGGDVRQVVVELDSTLLFVTTAGSGTCLAVLAGREADAAVLGYEMAMLVKSVRPYLTTAPRQHAVEPSVMGP